In the genome of Manis javanica isolate MJ-LG chromosome 17, MJ_LKY, whole genome shotgun sequence, one region contains:
- the CNEP1R1 gene encoding nuclear envelope phosphatase-regulatory subunit 1 isoform X2, producing MNSLEQAEDLKAFERRLTEYIHCLQPATGRWRMLLIVVSVCTATGAWNWLIDPETQKVSFFTSLWNHPFFTISCITLIGLFFAGIHKRVVAPSIIAARCRTVLAEYNMSCDDTGKLILKPRPHVQ from the exons ATGAACTCGCTGGAGCAGGCAGAAG ATCTTAAGGCTTTTGAGAGGAGACTTACAGAATATATTCATTGTTTGCAACCTGCCACTGGACGTTGGAGAA TGCTTCTTATAGTTGTATCTGTCTGTACAGCTACCGGTGCCTGGAACTGGTTAATAGATCCCGAGACACAAAAG GTGTCCTTCTTCACATCACTGTGGAATCATCCGTTTTTCACTATTAGCTGTATCACTCTAATAGGTTTGTTCTTTGCTGGAATACACAAGAGAGTAGTTGCACCATCAAT TATAGCTGCTCGATGTCGAACTGTATTAGCAGAGTACAACATGTCTTGTGATGAT acaggaaaactAATTTTGAAACCTAGGCCTCATGTTCAATGA
- the CNEP1R1 gene encoding nuclear envelope phosphatase-regulatory subunit 1 isoform X1, which produces MKVLRVPNLLGRMLPDNLVHLSLLPRSKLCANSAPSPALSLLGSLSDSLPFLCPRAAGCGFLSSTNGWNLGLKHSACPSSPTPPTSRAPHNVSFFTSLWNHPFFTISCITLIGLFFAGIHKRVVAPSIIAARCRTVLAEYNMSCDDTGKLILKPRPHVQ; this is translated from the exons atgaaggtcctcagagttcccaacctgctgggcagaatgctgccagacaaccttgtccacctatcccttctcccacgtagcaagctctgtgcaaactcTGCCCCTTcaccagccctctcactgctaggaagcctctcagacagcctgcctttcctttgtcccagagcggcagGATGCGGATTcctatcctccacaaatggctggaatctcggtctcaagcactctgcctgtcccagctccccaaccccaccaacctccagagcaccacacaat GTGTCCTTCTTCACATCACTGTGGAATCATCCGTTTTTCACTATTAGCTGTATCACTCTAATAGGTTTGTTCTTTGCTGGAATACACAAGAGAGTAGTTGCACCATCAAT TATAGCTGCTCGATGTCGAACTGTATTAGCAGAGTACAACATGTCTTGTGATGAT acaggaaaactAATTTTGAAACCTAGGCCTCATGTTCAATGA